In Chiroxiphia lanceolata isolate bChiLan1 chromosome 2, bChiLan1.pri, whole genome shotgun sequence, a single genomic region encodes these proteins:
- the LOC116781936 gene encoding rap1 GTPase-activating protein 1-like isoform X2: MFSREHGFPAGACGGRSEEVAQCFSNVIDSPTEGFPCALTPAVPNKTVDLFEMIEKMQGSRLDEQRCSLPAPLKTEEEYIPYPSIHEVLQKGWPYPLIILPQFGGYWIEGTSHNLSSLSPTLSDVPFPWSGKVKLESDPTAKLYRKHFLGKEHQNFYSSDMSLGYLVLSVKYEQIEKQENLRLLLRTRTGTKHDLIPISCLNEFPNAVQMAKLLCEDVNVERFFPVLYPKASQLIVAFDEHVISNNFKFGVIYQKPGQTTEEEVFSNTVESQGFLEFLDFLGDKIQLQDFRGFRGGLDVTRGQTGTESVYTNFRGKEIMFHVSTKLPFTEGDSQQLQRKRHIGNDIVAIIFQDESTPFVPDMIASNFLHAYVVVQLTHSTTGDTLYKVSVTARDDVPFFGPPLPNPAIFKKSAEFREFLLVKLINAEYSCYRAEKFAKLEERTRSALLESLFEELQLRSRSMMGLPTGEDDKIENGSGGFLENFKRVIRGRSQSLDTMGISMRKQQPALPSRPATAGLALSQSVAEGPKAIAASFALPGRSPSRTRASRFHGRRSSAIGIENIQEEKRDTAERIQRVLDSPGTFFDLKSDGSSSPSSPEFPSRKSKMLRSHTSGYCVMQPLSRSSSSVSSCCSGLRENGASEEEENDRELTCSLEGPPKQDSMVQNMWLDDSDCTPSTSSSPGSRLLPSSSVAGSTGKGKGSKADAQHHNPASILCCV, encoded by the exons GGGAGTCGTCTGGATGAACAAAGATgttcccttccagctcctctcaAG ACAGAAGAGGAGTATATTCCTTACCCCAGCATCCATGAG GTATTACAGAAAGGGTGGCCATATCCTCTCATTATCTTACCCCAGTTTGGGGGCTACTGGATTGAAGGGACCAGCCACAACCTGTCCAGCTTGAGTCCAACTCTGTCTGATGTACCCTTTCCCTGGAGTGGTAAAGTGAAACTGGAAAGTGACCCTACAGCCAAGCTGTACCGCAAACATTTTCTGGGAAAG GAGCACCAGAACTTTTACTCCAGTGACATGTCCTTGGGCTACCTAGTACTTTCTGTGAAGTATGAACAGAttgagaaacaggaaaatctaCGCCTGTTGCTGAG GACTCGTACTGGCACCAAACATGACCTAATCCCCATTTCCTGTCTGAATGAGTTTCCCAATGCTGTCCAGATGGCAAAG CTACTGTGTGAGGATGTGAATGTTGAACGCTTCTTTCCTGTCCTCTATCCCAAG GCTTCGCAGCTTATTGTTGCATTTGATGAACATGTCATAAGCAATAACTTCAAATTTGGGGTCATCTACCAGAAACCTGGACAG ACAACTGAAGAAGAAGTCTTCAGTAACACAGTAGAGAGTCAGGGTTTCCTGGAGTTCCTGGATTTCCTTGGTGACAAGATTCAGCTGCAGGATTTCCGTGG GTTCCGGGGAGGCTTGGATGTTACCAGAGGTCAAACAGGCACTGAGTCTGTCTATACAAATTTCCGGGGGAAGGAGATCATGTTTCACGTATCTACAAAGCTGCCCTTCACAGAGGGAGATTCACAACAG cttcAGCGGAAGCGTCACATTGGGAATGACATTGTAGCCATCATCTTCCAGGATGAAAGCACACCTTTTGTCCCTGATATGATTGCTTCTAATTTCCTACATGCTTATGTGGTAGTTCAGCTCACTCATAGCACCACTGGGGACACTCTCTACAAG GTTTCAGTCACAGCCCGAGATGATGTCCCCTTCTTTGGACCCCCTCTGCCAAATCCAGCCATATTTAAAAAG AGTGCAGAATTTCGTGAATTCCTTCTGGTCAAGCTCATCAATGCTGAGTACAGCTGCTATCGAGCTGAGAAATTTGCTAAATTAGAG GAAAGAACACGGAGTGCCCTCTTGGAGAGCCTTTTTGAGGAGCTGCAGCTTCGCAGCCGCAGTATGATGGGATTACCCACAGGGGAGGATGACAAGATAGAGAATGGCAGTGGGGGCTTCCTGGAAAATTTCAAG CGGGTGATCAGAGGCCGCAGCCAGAGCCTGGATACCATGGGGATATccatgagaaagcagcagccagccctgcccagccgCCCAGCTACAGCTGGCCTTGCCCTCAGCCAGAGTGTCGCCGAGGGCCCTAAGGCCATTGCTGCG tCTTTTGCCTTGCCTGGTAGGAGCCCATCACGTACTCGAGCCAGCCGCTTCCATGGGCGACGGAGTAGTGCCATTGGCATTGAGAACatacaggaggaaaagag AGACACTGCAGAGAGGATACAGAGGGTGTTGGACAGTCCAGGAACTTTCTTTGACCTGAAGTCTGAtggatcatccagtcccagctccccagAGTTCCCCAGCAGGAAGAGCAA AATGCTCAGGAGTCACACTTCAGGATACTGTGTGATGCAGCCACTCTCACGTTCTTCATCCAGTGTAAGCAGTTGTTGTAGTGGATTAAGGGAAAATGGAGCatctgaggaagaggagaatgaCAGG GAGCTGACGTGCTCTCTTGAGGGCCCTCCAAAACAGGATTCAATGGTTCAGAATATGTGGCTGGATGACAGTGACTGCACACCCAGTACTTCTAGCTCAccag GAAGCAGGTTGCTTCCTTCCAGCAGTGTTGCTGGCTccactggaaaaggaaaaggcagcaaagcagaTGCTCAGCACCATAATCCA GCCTCCATTTTGTGCTGTGTGTGA
- the LOC116781936 gene encoding rap1 GTPase-activating protein 1-like isoform X4, whose product MFSREHGFPAGACGGRSEEVAQCFSNVIDSPTEGFPCALTPAVPNKTVDLFEMIEKMQTEEEYIPYPSIHEVLQKGWPYPLIILPQFGGYWIEGTSHNLSSLSPTLSDVPFPWSGKVKLESDPTAKLYRKHFLGKEHQNFYSSDMSLGYLVLSVKYEQIEKQENLRLLLRTRTGTKHDLIPISCLNEFPNAVQMAKLLCEDVNVERFFPVLYPKASQLIVAFDEHVISNNFKFGVIYQKPGQTTEEEVFSNTVESQGFLEFLDFLGDKIQLQDFRGFRGGLDVTRGQTGTESVYTNFRGKEIMFHVSTKLPFTEGDSQQLQRKRHIGNDIVAIIFQDESTPFVPDMIASNFLHAYVVVQLTHSTTGDTLYKVSVTARDDVPFFGPPLPNPAIFKKSAEFREFLLVKLINAEYSCYRAEKFAKLEERTRSALLESLFEELQLRSRSMMGLPTGEDDKIENGSGGFLENFKRVIRGRSQSLDTMGISMRKQQPALPSRPATAGLALSQSVAEGPKAIAASFALPGRSPSRTRASRFHGRRSSAIGIENIQEEKSRDTAERIQRVLDSPGTFFDLKSDGSSSPSSPEFPSRKSKMLRSHTSGYCVMQPLSRSSSSVSSCCSGLRENGASEEEENDRELTCSLEGPPKQDSMVQNMWLDDSDCTPSTSSSPGSRLLPSSSVAGSTGKGKGSKADAQHHNPASILCCV is encoded by the exons ACAGAAGAGGAGTATATTCCTTACCCCAGCATCCATGAG GTATTACAGAAAGGGTGGCCATATCCTCTCATTATCTTACCCCAGTTTGGGGGCTACTGGATTGAAGGGACCAGCCACAACCTGTCCAGCTTGAGTCCAACTCTGTCTGATGTACCCTTTCCCTGGAGTGGTAAAGTGAAACTGGAAAGTGACCCTACAGCCAAGCTGTACCGCAAACATTTTCTGGGAAAG GAGCACCAGAACTTTTACTCCAGTGACATGTCCTTGGGCTACCTAGTACTTTCTGTGAAGTATGAACAGAttgagaaacaggaaaatctaCGCCTGTTGCTGAG GACTCGTACTGGCACCAAACATGACCTAATCCCCATTTCCTGTCTGAATGAGTTTCCCAATGCTGTCCAGATGGCAAAG CTACTGTGTGAGGATGTGAATGTTGAACGCTTCTTTCCTGTCCTCTATCCCAAG GCTTCGCAGCTTATTGTTGCATTTGATGAACATGTCATAAGCAATAACTTCAAATTTGGGGTCATCTACCAGAAACCTGGACAG ACAACTGAAGAAGAAGTCTTCAGTAACACAGTAGAGAGTCAGGGTTTCCTGGAGTTCCTGGATTTCCTTGGTGACAAGATTCAGCTGCAGGATTTCCGTGG GTTCCGGGGAGGCTTGGATGTTACCAGAGGTCAAACAGGCACTGAGTCTGTCTATACAAATTTCCGGGGGAAGGAGATCATGTTTCACGTATCTACAAAGCTGCCCTTCACAGAGGGAGATTCACAACAG cttcAGCGGAAGCGTCACATTGGGAATGACATTGTAGCCATCATCTTCCAGGATGAAAGCACACCTTTTGTCCCTGATATGATTGCTTCTAATTTCCTACATGCTTATGTGGTAGTTCAGCTCACTCATAGCACCACTGGGGACACTCTCTACAAG GTTTCAGTCACAGCCCGAGATGATGTCCCCTTCTTTGGACCCCCTCTGCCAAATCCAGCCATATTTAAAAAG AGTGCAGAATTTCGTGAATTCCTTCTGGTCAAGCTCATCAATGCTGAGTACAGCTGCTATCGAGCTGAGAAATTTGCTAAATTAGAG GAAAGAACACGGAGTGCCCTCTTGGAGAGCCTTTTTGAGGAGCTGCAGCTTCGCAGCCGCAGTATGATGGGATTACCCACAGGGGAGGATGACAAGATAGAGAATGGCAGTGGGGGCTTCCTGGAAAATTTCAAG CGGGTGATCAGAGGCCGCAGCCAGAGCCTGGATACCATGGGGATATccatgagaaagcagcagccagccctgcccagccgCCCAGCTACAGCTGGCCTTGCCCTCAGCCAGAGTGTCGCCGAGGGCCCTAAGGCCATTGCTGCG tCTTTTGCCTTGCCTGGTAGGAGCCCATCACGTACTCGAGCCAGCCGCTTCCATGGGCGACGGAGTAGTGCCATTGGCATTGAGAACatacaggaggaaaagag cAGAGACACTGCAGAGAGGATACAGAGGGTGTTGGACAGTCCAGGAACTTTCTTTGACCTGAAGTCTGAtggatcatccagtcccagctccccagAGTTCCCCAGCAGGAAGAGCAA AATGCTCAGGAGTCACACTTCAGGATACTGTGTGATGCAGCCACTCTCACGTTCTTCATCCAGTGTAAGCAGTTGTTGTAGTGGATTAAGGGAAAATGGAGCatctgaggaagaggagaatgaCAGG GAGCTGACGTGCTCTCTTGAGGGCCCTCCAAAACAGGATTCAATGGTTCAGAATATGTGGCTGGATGACAGTGACTGCACACCCAGTACTTCTAGCTCAccag GAAGCAGGTTGCTTCCTTCCAGCAGTGTTGCTGGCTccactggaaaaggaaaaggcagcaaagcagaTGCTCAGCACCATAATCCA GCCTCCATTTTGTGCTGTGTGTGA
- the LOC116781936 gene encoding rap1 GTPase-activating protein 1-like isoform X1, with the protein MFSREHGFPAGACGGRSEEVAQCFSNVIDSPTEGFPCALTPAVPNKTVDLFEMIEKMQGSRLDEQRCSLPAPLKTEEEYIPYPSIHEVLQKGWPYPLIILPQFGGYWIEGTSHNLSSLSPTLSDVPFPWSGKVKLESDPTAKLYRKHFLGKEHQNFYSSDMSLGYLVLSVKYEQIEKQENLRLLLRTRTGTKHDLIPISCLNEFPNAVQMAKLLCEDVNVERFFPVLYPKASQLIVAFDEHVISNNFKFGVIYQKPGQTTEEEVFSNTVESQGFLEFLDFLGDKIQLQDFRGFRGGLDVTRGQTGTESVYTNFRGKEIMFHVSTKLPFTEGDSQQLQRKRHIGNDIVAIIFQDESTPFVPDMIASNFLHAYVVVQLTHSTTGDTLYKVSVTARDDVPFFGPPLPNPAIFKKSAEFREFLLVKLINAEYSCYRAEKFAKLEERTRSALLESLFEELQLRSRSMMGLPTGEDDKIENGSGGFLENFKRVIRGRSQSLDTMGISMRKQQPALPSRPATAGLALSQSVAEGPKAIAASFALPGRSPSRTRASRFHGRRSSAIGIENIQEEKSRDTAERIQRVLDSPGTFFDLKSDGSSSPSSPEFPSRKSKMLRSHTSGYCVMQPLSRSSSSVSSCCSGLRENGASEEEENDRELTCSLEGPPKQDSMVQNMWLDDSDCTPSTSSSPGSRLLPSSSVAGSTGKGKGSKADAQHHNPASILCCV; encoded by the exons GGGAGTCGTCTGGATGAACAAAGATgttcccttccagctcctctcaAG ACAGAAGAGGAGTATATTCCTTACCCCAGCATCCATGAG GTATTACAGAAAGGGTGGCCATATCCTCTCATTATCTTACCCCAGTTTGGGGGCTACTGGATTGAAGGGACCAGCCACAACCTGTCCAGCTTGAGTCCAACTCTGTCTGATGTACCCTTTCCCTGGAGTGGTAAAGTGAAACTGGAAAGTGACCCTACAGCCAAGCTGTACCGCAAACATTTTCTGGGAAAG GAGCACCAGAACTTTTACTCCAGTGACATGTCCTTGGGCTACCTAGTACTTTCTGTGAAGTATGAACAGAttgagaaacaggaaaatctaCGCCTGTTGCTGAG GACTCGTACTGGCACCAAACATGACCTAATCCCCATTTCCTGTCTGAATGAGTTTCCCAATGCTGTCCAGATGGCAAAG CTACTGTGTGAGGATGTGAATGTTGAACGCTTCTTTCCTGTCCTCTATCCCAAG GCTTCGCAGCTTATTGTTGCATTTGATGAACATGTCATAAGCAATAACTTCAAATTTGGGGTCATCTACCAGAAACCTGGACAG ACAACTGAAGAAGAAGTCTTCAGTAACACAGTAGAGAGTCAGGGTTTCCTGGAGTTCCTGGATTTCCTTGGTGACAAGATTCAGCTGCAGGATTTCCGTGG GTTCCGGGGAGGCTTGGATGTTACCAGAGGTCAAACAGGCACTGAGTCTGTCTATACAAATTTCCGGGGGAAGGAGATCATGTTTCACGTATCTACAAAGCTGCCCTTCACAGAGGGAGATTCACAACAG cttcAGCGGAAGCGTCACATTGGGAATGACATTGTAGCCATCATCTTCCAGGATGAAAGCACACCTTTTGTCCCTGATATGATTGCTTCTAATTTCCTACATGCTTATGTGGTAGTTCAGCTCACTCATAGCACCACTGGGGACACTCTCTACAAG GTTTCAGTCACAGCCCGAGATGATGTCCCCTTCTTTGGACCCCCTCTGCCAAATCCAGCCATATTTAAAAAG AGTGCAGAATTTCGTGAATTCCTTCTGGTCAAGCTCATCAATGCTGAGTACAGCTGCTATCGAGCTGAGAAATTTGCTAAATTAGAG GAAAGAACACGGAGTGCCCTCTTGGAGAGCCTTTTTGAGGAGCTGCAGCTTCGCAGCCGCAGTATGATGGGATTACCCACAGGGGAGGATGACAAGATAGAGAATGGCAGTGGGGGCTTCCTGGAAAATTTCAAG CGGGTGATCAGAGGCCGCAGCCAGAGCCTGGATACCATGGGGATATccatgagaaagcagcagccagccctgcccagccgCCCAGCTACAGCTGGCCTTGCCCTCAGCCAGAGTGTCGCCGAGGGCCCTAAGGCCATTGCTGCG tCTTTTGCCTTGCCTGGTAGGAGCCCATCACGTACTCGAGCCAGCCGCTTCCATGGGCGACGGAGTAGTGCCATTGGCATTGAGAACatacaggaggaaaagag cAGAGACACTGCAGAGAGGATACAGAGGGTGTTGGACAGTCCAGGAACTTTCTTTGACCTGAAGTCTGAtggatcatccagtcccagctccccagAGTTCCCCAGCAGGAAGAGCAA AATGCTCAGGAGTCACACTTCAGGATACTGTGTGATGCAGCCACTCTCACGTTCTTCATCCAGTGTAAGCAGTTGTTGTAGTGGATTAAGGGAAAATGGAGCatctgaggaagaggagaatgaCAGG GAGCTGACGTGCTCTCTTGAGGGCCCTCCAAAACAGGATTCAATGGTTCAGAATATGTGGCTGGATGACAGTGACTGCACACCCAGTACTTCTAGCTCAccag GAAGCAGGTTGCTTCCTTCCAGCAGTGTTGCTGGCTccactggaaaaggaaaaggcagcaaagcagaTGCTCAGCACCATAATCCA GCCTCCATTTTGTGCTGTGTGTGA
- the LOC116781936 gene encoding rap1 GTPase-activating protein 1-like isoform X6 gives MIEKMQGSRLDEQRCSLPAPLKTEEEYIPYPSIHEVLQKGWPYPLIILPQFGGYWIEGTSHNLSSLSPTLSDVPFPWSGKVKLESDPTAKLYRKHFLGKEHQNFYSSDMSLGYLVLSVKYEQIEKQENLRLLLRTRTGTKHDLIPISCLNEFPNAVQMAKLLCEDVNVERFFPVLYPKASQLIVAFDEHVISNNFKFGVIYQKPGQTTEEEVFSNTVESQGFLEFLDFLGDKIQLQDFRGFRGGLDVTRGQTGTESVYTNFRGKEIMFHVSTKLPFTEGDSQQLQRKRHIGNDIVAIIFQDESTPFVPDMIASNFLHAYVVVQLTHSTTGDTLYKVSVTARDDVPFFGPPLPNPAIFKKSAEFREFLLVKLINAEYSCYRAEKFAKLEERTRSALLESLFEELQLRSRSMMGLPTGEDDKIENGSGGFLENFKRVIRGRSQSLDTMGISMRKQQPALPSRPATAGLALSQSVAEGPKAIAASFALPGRSPSRTRASRFHGRRSSAIGIENIQEEKSRDTAERIQRVLDSPGTFFDLKSDGSSSPSSPEFPSRKSKMLRSHTSGYCVMQPLSRSSSSVSSCCSGLRENGASEEEENDRELTCSLEGPPKQDSMVQNMWLDDSDCTPSTSSSPGSRLLPSSSVAGSTGKGKGSKADAQHHNPASILCCV, from the exons GGGAGTCGTCTGGATGAACAAAGATgttcccttccagctcctctcaAG ACAGAAGAGGAGTATATTCCTTACCCCAGCATCCATGAG GTATTACAGAAAGGGTGGCCATATCCTCTCATTATCTTACCCCAGTTTGGGGGCTACTGGATTGAAGGGACCAGCCACAACCTGTCCAGCTTGAGTCCAACTCTGTCTGATGTACCCTTTCCCTGGAGTGGTAAAGTGAAACTGGAAAGTGACCCTACAGCCAAGCTGTACCGCAAACATTTTCTGGGAAAG GAGCACCAGAACTTTTACTCCAGTGACATGTCCTTGGGCTACCTAGTACTTTCTGTGAAGTATGAACAGAttgagaaacaggaaaatctaCGCCTGTTGCTGAG GACTCGTACTGGCACCAAACATGACCTAATCCCCATTTCCTGTCTGAATGAGTTTCCCAATGCTGTCCAGATGGCAAAG CTACTGTGTGAGGATGTGAATGTTGAACGCTTCTTTCCTGTCCTCTATCCCAAG GCTTCGCAGCTTATTGTTGCATTTGATGAACATGTCATAAGCAATAACTTCAAATTTGGGGTCATCTACCAGAAACCTGGACAG ACAACTGAAGAAGAAGTCTTCAGTAACACAGTAGAGAGTCAGGGTTTCCTGGAGTTCCTGGATTTCCTTGGTGACAAGATTCAGCTGCAGGATTTCCGTGG GTTCCGGGGAGGCTTGGATGTTACCAGAGGTCAAACAGGCACTGAGTCTGTCTATACAAATTTCCGGGGGAAGGAGATCATGTTTCACGTATCTACAAAGCTGCCCTTCACAGAGGGAGATTCACAACAG cttcAGCGGAAGCGTCACATTGGGAATGACATTGTAGCCATCATCTTCCAGGATGAAAGCACACCTTTTGTCCCTGATATGATTGCTTCTAATTTCCTACATGCTTATGTGGTAGTTCAGCTCACTCATAGCACCACTGGGGACACTCTCTACAAG GTTTCAGTCACAGCCCGAGATGATGTCCCCTTCTTTGGACCCCCTCTGCCAAATCCAGCCATATTTAAAAAG AGTGCAGAATTTCGTGAATTCCTTCTGGTCAAGCTCATCAATGCTGAGTACAGCTGCTATCGAGCTGAGAAATTTGCTAAATTAGAG GAAAGAACACGGAGTGCCCTCTTGGAGAGCCTTTTTGAGGAGCTGCAGCTTCGCAGCCGCAGTATGATGGGATTACCCACAGGGGAGGATGACAAGATAGAGAATGGCAGTGGGGGCTTCCTGGAAAATTTCAAG CGGGTGATCAGAGGCCGCAGCCAGAGCCTGGATACCATGGGGATATccatgagaaagcagcagccagccctgcccagccgCCCAGCTACAGCTGGCCTTGCCCTCAGCCAGAGTGTCGCCGAGGGCCCTAAGGCCATTGCTGCG tCTTTTGCCTTGCCTGGTAGGAGCCCATCACGTACTCGAGCCAGCCGCTTCCATGGGCGACGGAGTAGTGCCATTGGCATTGAGAACatacaggaggaaaagag cAGAGACACTGCAGAGAGGATACAGAGGGTGTTGGACAGTCCAGGAACTTTCTTTGACCTGAAGTCTGAtggatcatccagtcccagctccccagAGTTCCCCAGCAGGAAGAGCAA AATGCTCAGGAGTCACACTTCAGGATACTGTGTGATGCAGCCACTCTCACGTTCTTCATCCAGTGTAAGCAGTTGTTGTAGTGGATTAAGGGAAAATGGAGCatctgaggaagaggagaatgaCAGG GAGCTGACGTGCTCTCTTGAGGGCCCTCCAAAACAGGATTCAATGGTTCAGAATATGTGGCTGGATGACAGTGACTGCACACCCAGTACTTCTAGCTCAccag GAAGCAGGTTGCTTCCTTCCAGCAGTGTTGCTGGCTccactggaaaaggaaaaggcagcaaagcagaTGCTCAGCACCATAATCCA GCCTCCATTTTGTGCTGTGTGTGA
- the LOC116781936 gene encoding rap1 GTPase-activating protein 1-like isoform X3 codes for MFSREHGFPAGACGGRSEEVAQCFSNVIDSPTEGFPCALTPAVPNKTVDLFEMIEKMQGSRLDEQRCSLPAPLKTEEEYIPYPSIHEVLQKGWPYPLIILPQFGGYWIEGTSHNLSSLSPTLSDVPFPWSGKVKLESDPTAKLYRKHFLGKEHQNFYSSDMSLGYLVLSVKYEQIEKQENLRLLLRTRTGTKHDLIPISCLNEFPNAVQMAKLLCEDVNVERFFPVLYPKASQLIVAFDEHVISNNFKFGVIYQKPGQTTEEEVFSNTVESQGFLEFLDFLGDKIQLQDFRGFRGGLDVTRGQTGTESVYTNFRGKEIMFHVSTKLPFTEGDSQQLQRKRHIGNDIVAIIFQDESTPFVPDMIASNFLHAYVVVQLTHSTTGDTLYKVSVTARDDVPFFGPPLPNPAIFKKSAEFREFLLVKLINAEYSCYRAEKFAKLEERTRSALLESLFEELQLRSRSMMGLPTGEDDKIENGSGGFLENFKRVIRGRSQSLDTMGISMRKQQPALPSRPATAGLALSQSVAEGPKAIAASFALPGRSPSRTRASRFHGRRSSAIGIENIQEEKSRDTAERIQRVLDSPGTFFDLKSDGSSSPSSPEFPSRKSKMLRSHTSGYCVMQPLSRSSSSVSSCCSGLRENGASEEEENDRELTCSLEGPPKQDSMVQNMWLDDSDCTPSTSSSPGSRLLPSSSVAGSTGKGKGSKADAQHHNPDLLFK; via the exons GGGAGTCGTCTGGATGAACAAAGATgttcccttccagctcctctcaAG ACAGAAGAGGAGTATATTCCTTACCCCAGCATCCATGAG GTATTACAGAAAGGGTGGCCATATCCTCTCATTATCTTACCCCAGTTTGGGGGCTACTGGATTGAAGGGACCAGCCACAACCTGTCCAGCTTGAGTCCAACTCTGTCTGATGTACCCTTTCCCTGGAGTGGTAAAGTGAAACTGGAAAGTGACCCTACAGCCAAGCTGTACCGCAAACATTTTCTGGGAAAG GAGCACCAGAACTTTTACTCCAGTGACATGTCCTTGGGCTACCTAGTACTTTCTGTGAAGTATGAACAGAttgagaaacaggaaaatctaCGCCTGTTGCTGAG GACTCGTACTGGCACCAAACATGACCTAATCCCCATTTCCTGTCTGAATGAGTTTCCCAATGCTGTCCAGATGGCAAAG CTACTGTGTGAGGATGTGAATGTTGAACGCTTCTTTCCTGTCCTCTATCCCAAG GCTTCGCAGCTTATTGTTGCATTTGATGAACATGTCATAAGCAATAACTTCAAATTTGGGGTCATCTACCAGAAACCTGGACAG ACAACTGAAGAAGAAGTCTTCAGTAACACAGTAGAGAGTCAGGGTTTCCTGGAGTTCCTGGATTTCCTTGGTGACAAGATTCAGCTGCAGGATTTCCGTGG GTTCCGGGGAGGCTTGGATGTTACCAGAGGTCAAACAGGCACTGAGTCTGTCTATACAAATTTCCGGGGGAAGGAGATCATGTTTCACGTATCTACAAAGCTGCCCTTCACAGAGGGAGATTCACAACAG cttcAGCGGAAGCGTCACATTGGGAATGACATTGTAGCCATCATCTTCCAGGATGAAAGCACACCTTTTGTCCCTGATATGATTGCTTCTAATTTCCTACATGCTTATGTGGTAGTTCAGCTCACTCATAGCACCACTGGGGACACTCTCTACAAG GTTTCAGTCACAGCCCGAGATGATGTCCCCTTCTTTGGACCCCCTCTGCCAAATCCAGCCATATTTAAAAAG AGTGCAGAATTTCGTGAATTCCTTCTGGTCAAGCTCATCAATGCTGAGTACAGCTGCTATCGAGCTGAGAAATTTGCTAAATTAGAG GAAAGAACACGGAGTGCCCTCTTGGAGAGCCTTTTTGAGGAGCTGCAGCTTCGCAGCCGCAGTATGATGGGATTACCCACAGGGGAGGATGACAAGATAGAGAATGGCAGTGGGGGCTTCCTGGAAAATTTCAAG CGGGTGATCAGAGGCCGCAGCCAGAGCCTGGATACCATGGGGATATccatgagaaagcagcagccagccctgcccagccgCCCAGCTACAGCTGGCCTTGCCCTCAGCCAGAGTGTCGCCGAGGGCCCTAAGGCCATTGCTGCG tCTTTTGCCTTGCCTGGTAGGAGCCCATCACGTACTCGAGCCAGCCGCTTCCATGGGCGACGGAGTAGTGCCATTGGCATTGAGAACatacaggaggaaaagag cAGAGACACTGCAGAGAGGATACAGAGGGTGTTGGACAGTCCAGGAACTTTCTTTGACCTGAAGTCTGAtggatcatccagtcccagctccccagAGTTCCCCAGCAGGAAGAGCAA AATGCTCAGGAGTCACACTTCAGGATACTGTGTGATGCAGCCACTCTCACGTTCTTCATCCAGTGTAAGCAGTTGTTGTAGTGGATTAAGGGAAAATGGAGCatctgaggaagaggagaatgaCAGG GAGCTGACGTGCTCTCTTGAGGGCCCTCCAAAACAGGATTCAATGGTTCAGAATATGTGGCTGGATGACAGTGACTGCACACCCAGTACTTCTAGCTCAccag GAAGCAGGTTGCTTCCTTCCAGCAGTGTTGCTGGCTccactggaaaaggaaaaggcagcaaagcagaTGCTCAGCACCATAATCCA GATTTGCTGTTCAAATGA